The following nucleotide sequence is from Microbacterium arborescens.
CCAGCGCATCGGCCCACTCCGGCAGACCCGCCGACGGGCCGACCCAGAGCTCGCCGTGGTTGGCATCCGAGAAGAAGCCGGCGTCGCCCGGGCGGAACGGCGGGGGCAGGTACAGGACGGCGTCGTGCCCTCCGCTCGCGGGCCACAGGACGATGACGGCGCCCTCGACCTGGCACGCCGTCAGCCAGACGAACCCGCTGTCGGCGCGGAAGTCGTAGTGCGCGTCATCGTTGCGGACGGGAGCATGCCCGGCAGCCGCGACGACCACCTGACCGGGAAGCGCGGCGCTGAGGCGATCGCGATGAGCGGATGCCGCGGCTGCGGCGCCCGCGGGCAGCTGCGGCCGGGTGGGGACGTCCGCCCAGTCGCGCGAGACGAACTCGGTGAACGCCGGCACCTGCGCCAGGCGCGGGTATCGCGTGCCGGCATAGGGCGGACGGGTGGTGTCTGGAGCGGTCATCGCTTCTCTCCTCCGCGGTCTCGGACCAGCTCGCGCAGTCGCGTGAAGGTGCGACCCGAGCCGATGCCGTCGTGCTCGAACTCGTTCGTCACCCACGACTGCGCGTTGCCGACGCGCGCGAGCGTCTCGAGCTGCAGCCCCGCGTCGACGTACATGTCGTCGAAGTACACCGCGGCGGCCAGCGGGACGTCGTTCGCGGCGAGCCGGTCGAGGTCGTAGAGCGGCGTCCAGTCGGCGCGTTCGGCGAGCGCGTGGACGGCGTCGCGGAAGCCGCGCAGCAGGCGCACCTCGTCGAACATCCAGGGGAAGGCCATCTCGCCCGTGAACATCAGGGGACGGCGGCTCTCGTCGAAGACGGGACGACGGTCGCGCTCGGTCTGCGCCGCCCATGCCGTCGGTCCGCTGGCGGGATCGCCGTAGATCGATTCCTGCAGAGTCCAGAACAGCGGGTTGCCGGCGCACGAGCTGAGCGACTGCACGTCGGCCAGGAACGCCTCCGACAGCCGCCCCGGGCGGGCGAACGCCTTCTCGACGAGCCAGTGCAGGCGCTCGTGGCCGGGCTTCATCCCGAGGTCGATCCCGAGAGACTGGAACCGGCGGACGGTCAGCACGTCGCCGTCCGGAAGCGCGACGTCGCCCTCGGCGAGCCGGTCGGCGATGCGCGCGATCGCCTCGACGTCGGCGGGGAACCGCCGGTACATCTCCGCGGTCTTCGCCGCGACGCGGTCGAAGGTGCGGGCGTAGACCTCGGCGGCCCGCGGTGGGGTGCCGGGGATGCCGCCGCAGACATAACAGGCTGTCAGCGCCTCGGGCGCCATCGACAGGTAGGTGAGCGTCAGGAAGCCGCCGTAGCTCTGGCCGAGCGTGGCCCATCGCCGACCCCCGTACAGCGTCTCGCGCACGTGCTCGAGATCGCGGACGATGGAGTCGGCCCGGTGGAGGGCCAGGAGGTCCGCGCCGGCGGCGGCGTCGAGACCCGCCACATCGACCGCCTCGAGAGGCGTGCTGCCCCCGGTGCCGCGCTGGTCGACGAGCACCACGCGATAGTCGCGCAGCGCCTCGTCGATCCACCCGTCGCGGCGCAGCGGCCGGGGGTTCGAGCCGCCCGGGCCGCCCTGCAGGAAGGTCAGCAGCGGTAGCTCGTCGCGCACCCGGTCGGGATCGACCAGTTCGCGCACGAGCAGCTCGATCGTCCCGGCGGCCGCCGTGCCGGCGCTCCAGTCGAGCGGGACCTCGATGCGACGCTCCGCGACGCGGATGCCCGGCAGGTGGTACTCGTTCGTCATGACGCCTCCGTCTGGGTGTCGGATGCCGCGGCTGCCGCGCGGTTCCGGCGCGCCTTCTCGGCGGCCCGCCGTCGGCGGTCCCACTCGGGGTTGATGCGGGGCACCGCCGCGAGCAGCGTGCGGGTGTACTCGTGCTGAGGGCTCTCGAAGACGCGGTCGCGCTCGCCCGTCTCCACGATGGAGCCGCGGCTCATCACGGCGATGCGCGTGGCGATCTGCCGGACGACGGCGAGGTCGTGCGCGATGAACAGGTAGGCGAAGCCCTCGTCGCGTTGCAGGGCGGTCAGCAGATTGATGACCTGCGCCTGCACCGAGACGTCCAGAGCCGACACGGCCTCGTCGCAGATGACCATCTTCGGGCCGACGGCGAGCGCCCGGGCGATCCCGATGCGCTGCGCCTGACCTCCCGAGAACTGCGCCGGGTAACGGTCGGAGTGATCGGGGTTGAGCCCGACCCGCTCCATGAGCGAACGGGTGAACGCGCGCGCTCCCCCGGGGATCTTCCGGTTCTGATACCGCAGGGGGGCCGTCACGAGTCGCTCGACGGTGTGCTTCGGATTGAGCGACGAGTACGGGTCCTGGAAGATCACCTGCACGTCGCTGCGGAATGCGAGGAGGTCGCGCCCCTGCAACCGGGTGACATCCCGTCCCTCGAACTCGATCGTCCCCGCCGTCGTGTCCATGAGGCGCGCGATCAGTCGTGCGGCGGTCGACTTGCCCGACCCCGACTCGCCCACGAGCGCGAGGGTCTCTCCCCGGCGGATGTCGAGGTCGACGCCGTCCACGGCGCGGAAGCGACTGCTGCGCGAGAACATCGTCGCCCCCGGGCTCGCGAACTCCTTCACGAGGCCCGTCGCGCGGCACAGCGGCGCGGTCTGGTCGGTCATGCCCTCTCCTCCTCGATCTCGCTCTCCGGCACGATCGCGATGTCGGTCGTGCGCAGCTCGCCGATCGCGTCGTCGATGCGGGGCACCGCGTCGAGCAGCCGCCGCGTGTACTCCTCCTGGGGGTCGCTGAAGACCCCTTCGACGCTGCCCCGCTCGATCATGCGACCGGCTCGCATGACGACGATCTGCTCGGTCACTTCGCTCACGACCGCGAGATCGTGCGTGATGAGGATGAGGCCCGCACCCGTGTCGCGGCGGATCTCGGCCAGCAGGTCGAGGATCTGCGCCTGCACCGTGACGTCGAGGGCCGTGGTCGGCTCGTCGGCGATGATGAGCTCGGGCTCCATGCTCAGCGCCATGGCGATCATGATGCGCTGCCGCATCCCGCCCGAGAACTGGTGCGGGTAATGGTCGACGCGCTTCGCGGCATCCCGGATGTGCACCCGTTCCATCGCCTCGATCGCGACCCGTCGTGCCTCGCGCCGCGAGACGCCCGACCGGTGCGACCGATACGCCTCGGCGATCTGGGTGCCGACGGTGTAGTACGGGTTGAGCGACGACAGGGGGTCCTGGAAGATCATCGCGATGCGATCGCCGCGGACCTGACGCATCTCCCGTGCGGGAAGGGTGAGCAGATCGCGGCCGTCGAAGTCGACCGTGCCGGTGGCCGTGCCACCCTTGGGCAGCAGCCCCATGATCGCGAGGCTCGTCATCGACTTGCCCGACCCCGACTCGCCGACGATGCCGAGGGCACCGCCTCGCGGCACCGAGAAGCTCAGGCCGTCGACGACGCGGACGGCGCCGCCGGCGGTGCGGAACTGCACGGTCAGGTCGTCGACCCGCAGGAGGTCGTCCGTCATCGGCATCCTTTCGCCGCTCATGCTTTCGCCGCCGTCCGCACGCGCGGGTCGATCGCCGCGTAGAGCAGGTCGACGACGAGGTTTCCGACGATGACGAAGAAGGCCGACAGCAGCGTCACCGCCATGATGACCGGCTGGTCGTTCGACGAGATCGAGTCGGCGGTGAGCTTTCCCACCCCGTTGATGCCGAACACGGTCTCGGTGATCACGGCGCCACCCAGGAGCCCCGCGACATCCATCCCGAAGATCGTCACGATCGGGGTCAGCGCCGGGCGCAGCGCGTGGCGACGCCACACCAGGCTCGGCCGCAGGCCCTTCGCGTGCGCCGTGCGCACGAAGTTCTCCTGCAGGGTGTCGATGACGTTCGCCCGCGTCAGGCGCGTGTAGACGGCGGCGTACCCGACCGCCAGGACGATCCACGGCATGAGGAAGTTCAGGAACCACTGCACCGGGTCGTCGGCGAAGGGCACGGCCTGCGGGAACGGCAGCCACGCGAGCGAGACGACGAGGACGAACTGCAGCGCGAGGGCGAGCACGTAGTTCGGGATCGACATCGACCCGAGCGTCAGCCCGGCGATGAACCGATCGGTGAACCGCCCCTCCCGCACCGCGCTGAGGACACCGCCGACGACACCGCCCACGAGCCAGAGCACCGCGGCACCGATCGCGATCGTCGCCGAGATCGGCAGGCGCTGCACGATCATGTCTCCGACGAGCTGCCCCGTCTGGAAGGAGTAGCCGAGGCACGGGGCGCCGCACACGACGGTCGCCCCCGCGATCTCGTACTCGCGGCCGGCGAACAGACCCGACAGGTACGTGAAGAACTGCGTGAGGAAGGGCTGATCGAGGCCGAGGTTCGCGCGGATCTGGTCGATGCGCTCGGGCGTGCAGTTCTTGCCGCAGATCTGCACCGCAGGATCGGGCGAGAGCACGAAGAAGATCACGAACGTGAACAGCGTCACGAGGAACAGCACGACGACCATGCCGGTCGCGCGCGAGAGGACGAAACGGGTCACGCGCGCACCTCCGCGCTGCCGACGAGCGCGCGGATGCGGTCGCCGAGGGTCGTGAACGAGAGCACGAGCAGGAACAGGAAGGCGCCCGGGATGAGGAAGTACATCGGGTCGACCGCGTACCAGGGGGCCGCGGAAGCGATCATCTGGCCCCAGCTGGGGGTGGGAGGCACGACGCCGACACCCAGGAACGACAGTCCCGCCTCGGTGCCGACGTAGCCGGGAACGGCGAGTGTCGCCATCACGATGATGGTCGATGAGAGGTTCGGCAGGATCTCGCGGAAGATGATCTGCACGCTCGAGGCCCCCGATGCGCGGGCGGACTCGACGAACTCCCGCTCCTTCAGCGAGAGCGTCTGCGACCGCACGATGCGCGCGAGGTAGGGCCAGCCGAACAACGAGATCACGACGACCAGCAGCAGCACGCGGTTGTCCGCCGGCAGCGCCGACAGGATCGCGATCATGAAGATGAGGGCGGGGAAAGCCATGAGGAACTCCATGACCCGCGAGATGACCGTGTCGATCCAGCCGCCGAGGTAGCCCGCGAGCATCCCGAGCACGACACCGAGCACGGTGGTCAGCAGCGTCGCCGAGAGGGCGACGGTCATCGACACCTGGGCGCCGTAGACGATGCGGGCGAAGATGTCGCGTCCGTTGCCGGGCTCGACGCCGAACCAGTGCTCGGCGCTGATGCCGCCGAGCGGACCGATCGGGATCGCACCCATGTTCGGGTCGATGGCGCTCTGGTCGAACTGGTACGGCGACCAGCCGCTGATCTGCACGATGAGCGGCGCGAACACCGCCATGAGCAGCACGAGCACGATGTAGGCCAGCGACAGCATCGCGGGCACATCGGCGAGGAAGCCTCT
It contains:
- a CDS encoding ABC transporter ATP-binding protein, with the translated sequence MTDDLLRVDDLTVQFRTAGGAVRVVDGLSFSVPRGGALGIVGESGSGKSMTSLAIMGLLPKGGTATGTVDFDGRDLLTLPAREMRQVRGDRIAMIFQDPLSSLNPYYTVGTQIAEAYRSHRSGVSRREARRVAIEAMERVHIRDAAKRVDHYPHQFSGGMRQRIMIAMALSMEPELIIADEPTTALDVTVQAQILDLLAEIRRDTGAGLILITHDLAVVSEVTEQIVVMRAGRMIERGSVEGVFSDPQEEYTRRLLDAVPRIDDAIGELRTTDIAIVPESEIEEERA
- a CDS encoding ATP-binding cassette domain-containing protein, yielding MTDQTAPLCRATGLVKEFASPGATMFSRSSRFRAVDGVDLDIRRGETLALVGESGSGKSTAARLIARLMDTTAGTIEFEGRDVTRLQGRDLLAFRSDVQVIFQDPYSSLNPKHTVERLVTAPLRYQNRKIPGGARAFTRSLMERVGLNPDHSDRYPAQFSGGQAQRIGIARALAVGPKMVICDEAVSALDVSVQAQVINLLTALQRDEGFAYLFIAHDLAVVRQIATRIAVMSRGSIVETGERDRVFESPQHEYTRTLLAAVPRINPEWDRRRRAAEKARRNRAAAAASDTQTEAS
- a CDS encoding ABC transporter permease: MTFSSAPLEVEATPGGDSTLDETVESRPASGRKLLRGFLADVPAMLSLAYIVLVLLMAVFAPLIVQISGWSPYQFDQSAIDPNMGAIPIGPLGGISAEHWFGVEPGNGRDIFARIVYGAQVSMTVALSATLLTTVLGVVLGMLAGYLGGWIDTVISRVMEFLMAFPALIFMIAILSALPADNRVLLLVVVISLFGWPYLARIVRSQTLSLKEREFVESARASGASSVQIIFREILPNLSSTIIVMATLAVPGYVGTEAGLSFLGVGVVPPTPSWGQMIASAAPWYAVDPMYFLIPGAFLFLLVLSFTTLGDRIRALVGSAEVRA
- a CDS encoding ABC transporter permease, yielding MTRFVLSRATGMVVVLFLVTLFTFVIFFVLSPDPAVQICGKNCTPERIDQIRANLGLDQPFLTQFFTYLSGLFAGREYEIAGATVVCGAPCLGYSFQTGQLVGDMIVQRLPISATIAIGAAVLWLVGGVVGGVLSAVREGRFTDRFIAGLTLGSMSIPNYVLALALQFVLVVSLAWLPFPQAVPFADDPVQWFLNFLMPWIVLAVGYAAVYTRLTRANVIDTLQENFVRTAHAKGLRPSLVWRRHALRPALTPIVTIFGMDVAGLLGGAVITETVFGINGVGKLTADSISSNDQPVIMAVTLLSAFFVIVGNLVVDLLYAAIDPRVRTAAKA
- a CDS encoding alpha/beta fold hydrolase produces the protein MTNEYHLPGIRVAERRIEVPLDWSAGTAAAGTIELLVRELVDPDRVRDELPLLTFLQGGPGGSNPRPLRRDGWIDEALRDYRVVLVDQRGTGGSTPLEAVDVAGLDAAAGADLLALHRADSIVRDLEHVRETLYGGRRWATLGQSYGGFLTLTYLSMAPEALTACYVCGGIPGTPPRAAEVYARTFDRVAAKTAEMYRRFPADVEAIARIADRLAEGDVALPDGDVLTVRRFQSLGIDLGMKPGHERLHWLVEKAFARPGRLSEAFLADVQSLSSCAGNPLFWTLQESIYGDPASGPTAWAAQTERDRRPVFDESRRPLMFTGEMAFPWMFDEVRLLRGFRDAVHALAERADWTPLYDLDRLAANDVPLAAAVYFDDMYVDAGLQLETLARVGNAQSWVTNEFEHDGIGSGRTFTRLRELVRDRGGEKR